A stretch of Eleutherodactylus coqui strain aEleCoq1 chromosome 2, aEleCoq1.hap1, whole genome shotgun sequence DNA encodes these proteins:
- the LOC136612852 gene encoding intercellular adhesion molecule 5-like, producing the protein MKTCQILLALFPVILVYQVRSQEVVEFKALHSEIFVPLGEVVWLNCSTPDTNLTTYESRLRKNITLVGPSWVAAQVIVDDWHNSTSFCLFHKDGKELVSPTLVMAYALPSKVIVDLPTELEEEKEYKVNCTVYDVAPSEYLTINITRGGDVIDSKSCKGPHVVGKRTVHHFYTFNASRSDHHMNFSCEAILQLGSATYTSKSSEIHVTTYSMSEDPVIMVDKWIENGTSFTAECTVANGFPPENILLNMLLEDTRVHVTPVLTSEGTVKGTFQLNATYSRLGANVIICQSELFTLSKDALMNVTIYELPTVTFTLSKNIVDLEENVTATCDITSKHPEDYRLFISVGGKEELRVQDSTVTHTVTASRRTPSLPITCTAEIIGNSSIFRSSEQILEVQYPPEFTESLCPSSVILVEGETFSCQADGNPQPIVECSADGRDINGTVTVTRDMSETYNCRASNKKGNITKSVSVTVEYKPVISMLTVSVNTTIKTGDPLNITCKSDGLPAPAYSWHIPNNAKVMYSSDRSSIIIHTADWTHHGIYTCVARNRHGEADKEQEVTVLPDELNIGLIVGIAIGAVILVTIISSIWYFLWKRGRRGIYELLRPSHRQCHQNGNIPSEAPADTTTNV; encoded by the exons TGAGGTCCCAGGAGGTTGTGGAGTTCAAAGCCCTACATTCTGAGATATTTGTCCCACTTGGAGAGGTCGTCTGGCTAAACTGCTCGACCCCTGATACTAATTTAACAACCTATGAATCCAGATTAAGAAAGAACATTACTCTAGTAGGGCCCAGCTGGGTGGCAGCGCAGGTTATTGTCGATGACTGGCATAACTCAACTTCATTCTGCTTGTTTCATAAAGATGGTAAAGAATTAGTAAGCCCCACTTTAGTTATGGCATATG CTCTGCCTTCTAAAGTCATTGTAGACCTTCCAACCGAGCtagaagaggaaaaagaatatAAGGTCAACTGTACAGTCTATGACGTTGCTCCTTCGGAGTATCTTACCATAAATATCACCAGAGGAGGGGATGTCATTGACAGCAAATCATGTAAAGGACCACACGTGGTGGGCAAAAGGACCGTGCATCACTTTTATACATTCAACGCTAGTCGCAGTGACCACCATATGAACTTCTCCTGTGAGGCCATCCTACAACTTGGGTCAGCAACCTACACATCCAAGTCCTCGGAGATACATGTAACCACCTATT CAATGTCAGAAGATCCCGTTATAATGGTAGACAAGTGGATAGAGAATGGGACCTCATTCACAGCGGAGTGTACGGTGGCCAATGGCTTTCCACCAGAAAATATCCTTCTAAATATGCTGCTTGAGGACACCAGAGTTCATGTTACTCCCGTCCTGACAAGTGAAGGAACCGTAAAGGGCACGTTCCAGCTGAATGCTACGTATTCTCGGCTAGGAGCGAACGTCATCATCTGTCAATCTGAATTATTTACTTTGTCCAAAGACGCTCTAATGAATGTCACTATTTATG AGCTTCCGACCGTGACCTTTACTTTATCCAAAAACATTGTAGACCTAGAGGAGAACGTGACTGCTACTTGTGATATAACTAGCAAACATCCCGAGGATTATCGTCTGTTCATTAGTGTGGGGGGTAAAGAAGAGCTGAGGGTGCAGGACTCTACAGTCACCCATACAGTCACTGCAAGCAGGAGAACCCCGAGTCTTCCCATCACCTGCACAGCTGAAATTATTGGAAATTCCAGCATCTTCCGCTCTTCAGAACAGATACTAGAAGTACAAT ACCCGCCAGAATTCACCGAAAGTTTGTGTCCCTCAAGTGTAATTTTGGTAGAAGGGGAGACATTTTCATGTCAGGCTGATGGAAACCCACAACCGATAGTAGAATGCAGCGCCGATGGTCGTGATATAAATGGCACAGTTACAGTAACAAGAGACATGTCTGAGACTTATAATTGTCGGGCATCAAACAAGAAAGGAAACATAAcgaagtctgtcagtgttacCGTAGAAT ATAAACCAGTTATCTCAATGCTGACCGTTTCAGTCAATACAACGATTAAAACAGGAGATCCACTAAACATAACATGCAAGTCGGATGGGTTGCCGGCTCCCGCGTATAGCTGGCATATCCCCAATAACGCCAAGGTCATGTATTCCTCGGATAGAAGCTCAATCATTATCCACACAGCAGACTGGACCCATCATGGAATATACACATGTGTGGCCAGGAACAGGCATGGGGAAGCAGACAAAGAGCAGGAGGTGACAGTTCTACCTG ATGAACTCAACATTGGACTGATTGTAGGTATAGCGATTGGCGCAGTCATTCTTGTGACCATTATAAGCTCTATATGGTATTTTTTGTGGAAAAGAGGGCGAAGGGGAATTTACGAGCTGCTACGACCGAGCCACCGCCAATGTCACCAGAATGGAAACATCCCATCAGAGGCTCCAGCGGACACTACAACTAATGTCTAA